The following proteins come from a genomic window of Anabrus simplex isolate iqAnaSimp1 chromosome 7, ASM4041472v1, whole genome shotgun sequence:
- the LOC136877484 gene encoding cysteine-rich PDZ-binding protein, giving the protein MVCEKCEKKLGRVITPDPWKHGARNTVESGGRKIGENKAITGNKSRFNPYTAKFETCRICRQKVHQVGSHYCQACAYKKAICAMCGKKLLETKNYKQSSA; this is encoded by the coding sequence ATGGTATGCGAAAAATGTGAGAAAAAGCTTGGCCGAGTGATCACTCCAGACCCTTGGAAGCATGGAGCCCGCAACACAGTGGAAAGTGGGGGTCGTAAAATAGGGGAAAACAAGGCTATCACAGGAAACAAATCACGTTTTAATCCCTACACTGCAAAATTTGAAACCTGTCGAATCTGTCGACAGAAAGTACATCAAGTAGGGTCACATTATTGTCAGGCATGTGCTTATAAAAAAGCTATATGTGCCATGTGTGGAAAGAAACTGTTGGAAACAAAAAATTATAAACAATCATCTGCATAG